The Opitutaceae bacterium genomic interval GAGAGTCCGATGCGAGTCGGTGAGTGTGCCGACTTGAGCGGGAACAATGTCTGTGAATACCGATTGGCGCCTGAGCGTGAAAGCCACCTTGGCGCTCACCTTGTCCGAGCCTGGATTGTCCACCTCCAGCAACATGAACCGATTGCCGCGGTCGGGCTCGCGCACGACACTCCATTTCCCAGGAGCAGTGAGCACTTCGAAATCCAGGAGATCCTGGTAGCGTTCGTTGTCGGGAATCGAGATCCAGAACTTCACGTGCTTTGCACCGGACGGGACCTCCGTGATCGTCGTGGTCTGTTCAACGCGATAGGTCACGGATTTTTCAGTCGTCGGCTCCGCGTGCAAGGTGAGCCCAAGAACGAGGGAGGAGAGGAGGGTAGGGGTGGGTTTCATTTCAGGGGAGTTGCGTCAGGGGTGCCGCGAGAAGACGGCAACCGGCGATTTGTGCAAATGGCTTGGGACCGATTGCCGCCCCTGCGGGGTGAAACGCCGCGAGGAGAGATCCAATCGTGCTCGTTCCCGACTCCTTGCTTTCCGGCCAACATCCGCGCTGGTGCAGCGCGCCTCTTTGGCTCAGGTCTTCAAGCGGAAAGGCGCGAACAGGGCGGTTTGGGACGGGGGAAACCTGCCTATCAAGTAAACGCCTTCGTCGCGTTGCTCCTCCTGCTGCACATGGCCTATTGCATGGAGTTTCGCCACGACATCATAGCGGGCATGCGGAACCAGGAGCTCTTCGGAGCCAAACTCGTTCGCGATAAGTTCTCGGAAACGCTCTAGCAACGTGTCAACACCTGCCCCTGTGTGGGCGCTCACAAAAAGGGAGTCGCCAACGAGGTGACGGGCCTGGGCGCGCATTGCCTCGTCCGCCCCGTCGTCCTTGTTGAACACTGTGAGCATGGGTTTGTCCTGGGCGCCAAGTTCCTCAAGCACCTCGAGCGTCGTTGCATGGTGCTTCTCGAAATCCGGGTTGGTGACATCGATCACGTGTATCAGAAAATCCGCTACGAGCACCTCTTCGAGCGTCGCTTTGAAGGCCTCGACGAGCCTGTGTGGCAGGCGGCGGATAAAGCCGACGGTGTCGGTGACAAGCAGCTTCTGGTGCCCTTGAAGCGTGAGCTGCCGGGTTGTGGGATCGAGGGTTGCAAAGAGCTTGTCCTCCGCCAGCACGGAGGCCCCGGTGAGCCGATTGAGCAACGTGGACTTGCCCGCATTGGTGTAGCCCACGATTGATGCCGTGGGCACGGGGACCCGAAGCCGTTTCTGGCGCTGCACCCCGCGCTGCTGGCGCACTTCCACCAATTCGCGTTTTAGCCGCGCGATGCGGTCTCTGACAAGACGACGGTCCTGTTCAAGCTGGGTTTCGCCTTCGCCGCCCATCCCCCCTTTTCCGCGCTGGCGGGAAAGGTGAGTCCAGGCCCGGGTGAGGCGGGGCAGCGAATACTCCATGCGCGCCAGCGCAACCTGAAGGACGGCCTCACGGGTGCGTGCACGATCTGCGAAGATGTCAAGGATCACTTCCTCGCGGTCAATGACGGCGATGCCAGATTCCGCCTCCCAGTTGCGCTGTTGCGCCGGGCTCAGGGACTCATCAATCACGATGAGATCTGCCTGGAGATCCTTTGCCTTGGCGATGATCTCAGCCGTCTTCCCCGAGCCGAGAAGTGTGGCGGGCGTTCGCTGACGAAGGGTCACCAACTCCTCTCCCACCACTCCGATGTGCAAATTCTCCACGAGCTCACTGAGCTCGCTTAGGAGCTCGCGGGCCTCGCCGGGTTTCATCTCTGGTTCCTGAACCCCCACCAGGAATGCGCGCTCGCAGCGCTTGGAATCATCTGTGGACGGGGTCTCAGTCAGGAAGTCGGCCATTGTGTGGTCGGGGAGTGTCGCCCATTTGGGTCTGCTGAGTCAAATCCACACCTTCATGTGATTTCTTGGCAAGAGATTGGGGCAAACTCCCTACCACTAGGGAAGTTCAGGTGCACCAACAATGCGCCGATGAGGGAGTTGCAGCTTCGCACGCATGCATCAATCCACCCGAATTTTGCTCATCCAGGAAGTTTCGTCGGACGCGACGAACCTGATGGCGTGTCTGCGCAAGCTTGGAGGATTCGAGGTGCAAATGGCGAGAACGCTCGACGAGGGCATACTTATGGCCCGTGAGGGAGCCTTCGGGGTGGTGCTGCTTTCGATCGGACTCGCCGACCCGCGCAAAGGTACGTTTGCTGACCTAAAGAAACGGTTCGTCGCCCCGGTTCTCTTCTTGCTGCCAGGAACACCCGCTCCGGGTTCATTGCCTCTGGAGCCATGGGATTGGATCTCAACCTCCTTCGATTCCAACAGCATCCAGCGAGCTGTGACTTTCGCGATCAAGCTTTCCGCCACTGAGAACAAACTCGCAGCCGCACGGCAGCGCCTGAGGGACGAAGAGGCGCTGGCCGACAAAGGACGCGTGGCTGCCCGCGCTGCCCTCGATTTTGAGCGGGTGCTCCGGCAGGTCGGCGACGGGCTCTTGCGACTGCGCGAAGGAATTGATCCCGGTTCTTTTGGTCACCTCACTGCACTCGAGACCGCGGTGTCGCGTGCGGAACGCCTCTGTCAGCAACTCCACGGAGATTTCCAGCGTTCCCCGCGTGAGGCCGGTGCACTTAAGCCTGTTCAGATCAATCGCTCGACCAATACGGTGCTGATAGTCGATGACGAGGAGTCGATCCGCGAATTGTCCGCCTGTGTGGTGCAACAGGTGGGATGGAATGTCGTGACTGCTCGGGATGGAGAGGAGGCGTTGCTGCGCTTCCAGGCCGAGCCGCACCGGTTCACGGCCGCCATTCTCGACCTGTCGCTTCCTCGCCTGACAGGCATCGAGGTCATCTCCGGCATCCGGGCGATCAAGCCGAACCTTCCCATCATTTTGATCACCGGTCACGGCGACGAATCGCTCGCTTCCGATCCGCGGCTCGCCTTGAACGGCATGCTCCGCAAGCCCTTCAGCACGGACGCCCTTCGCGCGGCGCTAGCGCGTGCGGTGAAGCAAACGGCATCCGGTCTGGCGCCTGTTGTGGGTTGACGGTCAAAAACCTGAACGCCG includes:
- the hflX gene encoding GTPase HflX — encoded protein: MADFLTETPSTDDSKRCERAFLVGVQEPEMKPGEARELLSELSELVENLHIGVVGEELVTLRQRTPATLLGSGKTAEIIAKAKDLQADLIVIDESLSPAQQRNWEAESGIAVIDREEVILDIFADRARTREAVLQVALARMEYSLPRLTRAWTHLSRQRGKGGMGGEGETQLEQDRRLVRDRIARLKRELVEVRQQRGVQRQKRLRVPVPTASIVGYTNAGKSTLLNRLTGASVLAEDKLFATLDPTTRQLTLQGHQKLLVTDTVGFIRRLPHRLVEAFKATLEEVLVADFLIHVIDVTNPDFEKHHATTLEVLEELGAQDKPMLTVFNKDDGADEAMRAQARHLVGDSLFVSAHTGAGVDTLLERFRELIANEFGSEELLVPHARYDVVAKLHAIGHVQQEEQRDEGVYLIGRFPPSQTALFAPFRLKT
- a CDS encoding response regulator, which gives rise to MHQSTRILLIQEVSSDATNLMACLRKLGGFEVQMARTLDEGILMAREGAFGVVLLSIGLADPRKGTFADLKKRFVAPVLFLLPGTPAPGSLPLEPWDWISTSFDSNSIQRAVTFAIKLSATENKLAAARQRLRDEEALADKGRVAARAALDFERVLRQVGDGLLRLREGIDPGSFGHLTALETAVSRAERLCQQLHGDFQRSPREAGALKPVQINRSTNTVLIVDDEESIRELSACVVQQVGWNVVTARDGEEALLRFQAEPHRFTAAILDLSLPRLTGIEVISGIRAIKPNLPIILITGHGDESLASDPRLALNGMLRKPFSTDALRAALARAVKQTASGLAPVVG